A genomic region of Bradyrhizobium sp. ORS 278 contains the following coding sequences:
- a CDS encoding DUF2147 domain-containing protein, whose protein sequence is MKTVYLAAAAILIASSAAQAGSSIAFDFDGHKIRVTVPRNCQALSCLQVSGVDLSGLKSKLDDDAPAASTAPAASAPAAAAPVAAAPAVTAPATLAAAPVVTPPTPVAAAPVQMPAAPAPVASTALVAQPQPATPDPAPAPTTVATAPPAAQGAPAPAADPNSPLGLWATEGGKGNVVIEPCGPNICGFAEKSREKILINMKPKDSKWVGRIRDPDGGGNYDSTIVLKNSTTLRVQGCAFGGLFCGGQTWKRIS, encoded by the coding sequence ATGAAGACCGTGTATCTCGCCGCCGCCGCAATTCTGATCGCGAGCAGCGCCGCACAGGCCGGCAGCTCGATCGCGTTCGATTTCGATGGTCACAAGATCCGTGTCACCGTGCCGCGCAACTGCCAGGCGCTGTCCTGCCTACAGGTCTCCGGCGTCGATCTCAGCGGTCTGAAATCCAAGCTCGACGATGATGCGCCGGCGGCGAGCACCGCTCCGGCCGCAAGCGCGCCCGCTGCGGCCGCGCCGGTCGCAGCGGCGCCCGCCGTGACCGCGCCTGCGACGCTCGCTGCTGCGCCGGTGGTGACTCCGCCCACACCCGTTGCCGCGGCGCCGGTGCAGATGCCTGCGGCGCCCGCGCCCGTCGCGTCGACCGCCCTCGTCGCACAGCCGCAGCCCGCGACACCGGACCCGGCGCCCGCACCGACCACCGTGGCCACCGCGCCGCCGGCAGCCCAGGGCGCGCCGGCGCCGGCCGCCGATCCGAACTCGCCGCTCGGCCTGTGGGCCACCGAGGGCGGCAAGGGCAATGTCGTGATCGAGCCGTGCGGCCCCAACATCTGCGGCTTTGCGGAAAAGTCGCGCGAAAAAATCCTGATCAACATGAAGCCGAAGGACAGCAAATGGGTCGGCCGCATCCGTGATCCCGACGGCGGCGGCAACTACGACTCCACGATCGTGCTGAAGAACTCGACCACCTTGCGCGTCCAGGGCTGCGCGTTCGGCGGCCTGTTCTGCGGCGGCCAGACCTGGAAGCGGATCAGCTGA
- a CDS encoding extensin family protein — MTRGVRLYLVGSIVLVSLAGCGRGFFQEREPWRAEAEIACLKSGTVKESADIVRIDPISGPGMCGADYPLKVAALGESAATYGFADESLRPPGSISGQPRWPINQPPRSSPPATYQSQPAPQSVYPASGVAYPNAAAGPPSLGTPPGAPLQLEPPAGEDDVNLPPDASDPASPYRPQAAPRTAYPQDPPRLGPSRDPVGATGPVAVKPTATLACPIVSALDHWLAESVQPAAQRWFGQRVVEIKQISAYSCRGMNGNPSAHISEHAFGNALDIAAFTLADGRRITVKDGWIGLPEEQGFLRDVQGGACQQFTTVLAPGSNSYHYDHIHVDLMRRASRRLICQPAAQSGEAVAARAQQRRYGYGQREPDVTSSIASRKQPKSIGQLINEEDEFRDY, encoded by the coding sequence ATGACGCGCGGAGTTCGTTTGTATCTCGTCGGCTCCATCGTCCTTGTCTCGCTTGCGGGTTGCGGCCGTGGATTCTTCCAGGAGCGCGAGCCGTGGCGGGCCGAGGCCGAGATCGCCTGCCTGAAGTCCGGTACGGTGAAGGAGAGCGCGGACATCGTCCGCATCGATCCGATCTCCGGCCCCGGCATGTGTGGCGCCGACTATCCGCTCAAGGTTGCGGCGCTCGGCGAGTCCGCCGCGACCTACGGCTTCGCCGACGAGAGCCTGCGTCCGCCGGGATCGATCAGCGGCCAGCCACGCTGGCCGATCAACCAGCCGCCGCGTTCTTCGCCGCCTGCGACCTATCAGTCCCAGCCAGCACCGCAGTCCGTCTATCCCGCATCGGGTGTTGCTTATCCGAACGCAGCGGCAGGCCCGCCATCCCTTGGCACACCCCCCGGCGCGCCGCTGCAGCTCGAGCCGCCGGCCGGCGAGGACGATGTCAATCTGCCGCCGGATGCATCCGATCCCGCCTCGCCCTATCGGCCGCAGGCTGCGCCGCGCACGGCCTATCCGCAGGACCCGCCGCGCCTCGGGCCATCGCGCGATCCGGTCGGCGCCACCGGCCCCGTCGCGGTGAAGCCGACCGCCACGCTCGCCTGTCCGATCGTGTCCGCGCTTGACCATTGGCTCGCGGAGTCGGTGCAGCCGGCGGCGCAGCGCTGGTTCGGCCAGCGCGTCGTCGAGATCAAGCAGATTTCAGCCTATTCCTGCCGCGGCATGAACGGCAATCCGAGCGCGCATATCTCCGAGCACGCCTTCGGCAACGCGCTCGACATCGCCGCCTTCACGCTCGCCGACGGCCGCCGCATCACCGTCAAGGACGGCTGGATCGGGCTGCCGGAGGAGCAGGGGTTCCTGCGCGACGTGCAGGGCGGCGCCTGCCAGCAGTTCACCACCGTGCTCGCGCCGGGCTCCAACAGCTATCACTACGATCACATCCATGTGGACCTGATGCGCCGCGCCAGTCGCCGCCTGATCTGCCAGCCGGCGGCGCAATCCGGTGAAGCGGTCGCCGCCCGCGCCCAGCAGCGCCGCTACGGCTACGGCCAGCGC
- a CDS encoding DUF3313 domain-containing protein, translated as MVDIQRMVRSRPLSLARLAALCAALGVSGCATAPITQSGALASYRSLEESNGVLAKSVLNINKDNVLAATTVRIIPTMFAGDVGSVLGEPQQRLVTNAIDRALCLDLSERFIVVAPNERADLTTRTFITQTAATDPVAAGASKVVSAVPGALGVPVPVPRLPIGLGSLTVEAEAVDRRGRQQAAMVWARGANSFTNSPVISQAGDAYDLAGSFSADFSQLLVTGETPFGKPPKIPSIDRIGAALGGKPKNPACEAYGRDPGLIGMVANRLGAPPEWIDKGAPADAQASTQMAAKR; from the coding sequence ATGGTCGACATTCAGCGTATGGTCCGGTCAAGGCCTCTGTCCCTCGCACGTCTGGCCGCTCTGTGCGCGGCGCTCGGCGTGTCCGGCTGCGCGACGGCACCGATCACCCAGAGCGGTGCGCTTGCGTCCTATCGCTCCCTCGAGGAGTCGAACGGCGTGCTCGCCAAGTCGGTGCTCAACATCAACAAGGACAACGTGCTTGCCGCCACGACCGTGCGGATCATTCCGACGATGTTCGCAGGCGATGTCGGGTCGGTGCTCGGCGAGCCGCAGCAAAGACTGGTGACCAACGCCATCGATCGCGCGCTCTGCCTCGATCTGAGTGAGCGCTTCATCGTGGTGGCGCCCAACGAGCGGGCCGATCTCACGACGCGCACGTTCATCACGCAAACAGCCGCGACGGATCCGGTCGCGGCGGGCGCCTCAAAGGTCGTGTCCGCCGTGCCGGGCGCGCTCGGCGTTCCCGTGCCGGTGCCGCGGCTTCCGATCGGGCTCGGCAGTCTGACCGTTGAAGCCGAAGCCGTCGATCGTCGCGGCCGGCAGCAGGCGGCCATGGTGTGGGCGCGCGGCGCCAACTCGTTCACCAACTCGCCGGTGATCTCGCAAGCCGGCGACGCCTACGATCTCGCGGGCTCGTTCAGCGCCGATTTCAGCCAGCTGCTGGTGACCGGCGAGACACCCTTCGGCAAGCCGCCCAAGATCCCCTCCATCGACCGCATCGGCGCCGCTCTCGGCGGCAAGCCGAAGAACCCCGCGTGCGAAGCGTATGGCAGAGATCCCGGACTGATCGGCATGGTCGCCAACCGCCTCGGTGCTCCGCCGGAATGGATCGACAAGGGGGCGCCGGCCGACGCGCAGGCGAGCACGCAGATGGCCGCGAAGCGGTAG
- a CDS encoding DMT family transporter, whose translation MSAEFIVRLWTRVLIVMVSDLAALAAALSIAVSNIIAPSAVRLLGPVVFNAIRLSAALLAVLITVTMRGRWALPSTNHWLMLAISSLLGIVVADSCFYAALARLGPRLTAVVYASWAGFAAMLGYLLLGERLSAIKILGIGFIMAGVCVAVIFRQPGAVAAETHGSLRTGLLFGLAAALFAAAAVLIARPVMAAGLDPALATSIRAGIGLIALLILSAMTRFRSSIPANRSVVIRSALSGVLGMGVGMTLVLFALTSRPVGIVSSLSSTTPVMILPLLWWHTGLRPSAAAWLGAVLAVAGVAAITSGF comes from the coding sequence TTGTCGGCCGAGTTCATTGTCCGACTTTGGACGCGCGTGCTGATTGTCATGGTCTCCGATCTGGCTGCGTTGGCAGCTGCGCTCAGCATCGCCGTTAGCAACATCATCGCGCCATCGGCGGTGCGCCTGCTCGGCCCGGTGGTTTTCAACGCGATCCGCTTGTCGGCTGCGCTTCTCGCGGTGCTCATCACGGTCACAATGCGGGGTCGATGGGCGCTGCCGTCGACGAACCACTGGCTGATGCTGGCGATCTCGAGCCTGCTCGGCATCGTCGTGGCAGATTCCTGCTTCTATGCGGCGCTGGCGCGCCTCGGGCCGCGCTTGACCGCTGTTGTCTATGCGAGCTGGGCGGGGTTCGCCGCCATGCTTGGCTATCTGCTGCTCGGCGAGAGGCTGTCTGCCATCAAGATCCTGGGCATCGGCTTCATCATGGCCGGCGTCTGCGTCGCCGTCATCTTCAGGCAACCCGGAGCGGTCGCTGCGGAGACGCACGGCTCGCTGCGGACGGGCCTTCTGTTCGGTCTCGCAGCCGCCTTGTTCGCGGCCGCAGCTGTCCTGATCGCGCGTCCCGTCATGGCGGCCGGACTGGATCCCGCATTGGCGACGTCCATCCGTGCCGGGATCGGATTGATCGCGTTGTTGATCTTGTCCGCCATGACCAGATTCCGAAGCTCCATCCCAGCTAACCGATCCGTCGTCATCCGGTCCGCGCTGAGCGGCGTGCTGGGGATGGGGGTGGGCATGACGCTCGTATTGTTTGCGTTGACGAGCCGCCCTGTCGGGATTGTGTCCAGCCTTTCATCGACGACGCCCGTCATGATCCTGCCGTTGCTGTGGTGGCACACAGGGCTCAGGCCTTCGGCGGCGGCCTGGCTCGGAGCGGTTCTTGCGGTCGCGGGCGTTGCCGCAATCACTAGCGGATTTTGA
- a CDS encoding MacB family efflux pump subunit: MAEILIDLQNVGRRYASGESTVHALRGVDIQIARGEMVAIIGQSGSGKSTLMNILGCLDRPTSGSYRIARREMSSLDPDELAALRREHFGFIFQRYHLLGELTSAENAEVPAVYSGLAPEARRRKAEALLQRLGMGGRIGHRPGQLSGGQQQRVSIARALVNDPDVILADEPTGALDRASGEEVLRILDEISSSGRTVIIVTHDAGVAQRARRIIELQDGRVISDRPNPRASSPATSGGGEDHPAPVASWWRSHLDRLREAARMALLAMNAHRLRAFLTMLGIIIGVASVILVLALGRGSQARVLENINRLGTNTLEFFPGKDFGDTKASKIRTLVLADSKVMAEQPYVDAISPTVSTTSTLRYGAIEVTAQVSGVGEQYFRVKNTELAEGSYLDAETIRSYAQDAVIDDNARKALFPDSDVSPLGSVVLIGKVPCRIVGVTKQQQAGFGSSSTPIVYLPYTTVQARFTGNQVLRSISMRVDEATPMADAERAATALLTARHNAKDFFVLNTDDIRKTVESTTQVLTLLVAAIAVISLLVGGIGVMNIMLVSVSERVGEIGVRMAVGARRSDILMQFLIEAVLVCLLGGALGLSLAVGFGAVFNALDVGFELIYSPLAMAGSAVISMAIGIGFGYMPARNASRLDPATALARE; the protein is encoded by the coding sequence ATGGCGGAGATCCTGATCGATCTGCAGAATGTCGGACGGCGCTACGCGTCCGGCGAGAGCACCGTCCACGCCTTGCGCGGCGTCGACATCCAGATCGCGCGCGGCGAGATGGTTGCGATCATCGGCCAGTCCGGCTCGGGCAAGTCGACCTTGATGAACATTCTCGGCTGCCTCGATCGGCCGACCTCCGGCAGCTACAGGATCGCCAGACGCGAGATGAGCTCGCTCGACCCGGACGAGCTGGCAGCGCTGCGCCGCGAGCATTTCGGCTTCATCTTCCAACGCTATCATCTGCTCGGCGAACTGACGTCGGCGGAGAATGCCGAGGTCCCCGCGGTCTATTCGGGGCTTGCGCCCGAGGCGCGGCGTCGCAAGGCCGAGGCGCTGCTGCAGCGGCTCGGCATGGGCGGCCGTATCGGGCACAGGCCGGGCCAGCTCTCGGGCGGCCAGCAGCAGCGGGTCTCGATCGCACGCGCGCTGGTCAACGATCCCGACGTGATCCTGGCGGACGAGCCGACCGGCGCGCTCGACCGCGCCAGCGGCGAGGAGGTGCTGCGCATCCTCGACGAGATCAGTTCCTCGGGACGCACCGTCATCATCGTCACCCATGATGCCGGCGTCGCCCAGCGCGCCCGGCGCATCATCGAGCTGCAGGACGGCCGCGTCATCTCCGACCGGCCCAACCCGCGCGCATCAAGCCCTGCGACGTCCGGCGGGGGCGAGGACCATCCGGCCCCGGTCGCGTCGTGGTGGCGCAGCCATCTCGATCGCCTGCGCGAAGCCGCGCGGATGGCGCTGCTCGCCATGAACGCGCACCGGCTGCGCGCCTTCCTTACCATGCTCGGCATCATCATCGGCGTCGCCTCGGTGATCCTGGTGCTCGCGCTCGGCCGCGGCTCGCAGGCGCGCGTGCTGGAGAACATCAACCGGCTCGGCACCAATACGCTGGAGTTCTTCCCCGGCAAGGATTTCGGCGACACCAAGGCTAGCAAGATCCGCACGCTCGTGCTGGCGGACTCCAAAGTGATGGCCGAGCAGCCCTATGTCGATGCGATCTCGCCGACCGTCTCGACCACCAGCACGCTGCGCTACGGCGCGATTGAGGTCACCGCCCAGGTCTCGGGCGTCGGCGAGCAGTATTTCCGGGTCAAGAACACCGAGCTTGCCGAAGGCAGCTATCTCGACGCCGAGACCATCAGGTCCTACGCGCAAGATGCCGTCATCGACGACAATGCGCGCAAGGCGCTGTTTCCCGATTCCGATGTCAGCCCGCTCGGCAGCGTTGTCCTGATCGGCAAGGTGCCGTGCCGGATCGTCGGCGTCACCAAGCAGCAGCAGGCCGGCTTCGGCTCCAGCTCGACGCCGATCGTGTACCTGCCCTACACCACCGTGCAGGCGCGCTTCACCGGCAACCAGGTGCTGCGCAGCATCAGCATGCGCGTCGACGAGGCGACGCCGATGGCGGATGCCGAGCGCGCGGCGACGGCGCTGCTGACGGCGCGGCACAATGCCAAGGACTTCTTCGTGCTCAACACCGACGACATCCGCAAGACGGTCGAGAGCACGACGCAGGTGCTGACCCTGCTGGTCGCGGCCATCGCCGTGATCTCGCTTTTGGTCGGCGGCATCGGCGTCATGAACATCATGCTGGTGTCGGTGTCCGAGCGCGTCGGCGAGATCGGCGTGCGCATGGCGGTCGGCGCCCGGCGCAGCGACATCCTGATGCAGTTCCTGATCGAGGCGGTGCTGGTCTGCCTGCTCGGCGGCGCGCTCGGCCTTTCGCTCGCGGTCGGCTTCGGCGCCGTCTTCAACGCGCTCGACGTCGGCTTCGAGCTGATCTACTCGCCGCTCGCCATGGCCGGCTCCGCCGTCATCTCGATGGCCATCGGAATCGGCTTCGGCTACATGCCCGCCCGCAACGCGTCGCGGCTCGATCCGGCCACCGCGCTGGCGCGGGAGTAG
- a CDS encoding ATP-binding protein encodes MKPDSKTCGNTLPRLGLTTQIVTLASLSVLFGMVLMIAAAILFLDPPDEQESPAYGVARVAEAVHFVRAASDSAAVDSSLSSLRSSGIQVELVPLASLTLLAKPVQNVPFTSKLARRQLSVLRDVSLLHGVSYGAAPPTQIIVQVDGERALVFDDVPRLEFWSMVLKPTVVFLFIILILGVLLSFYAARAIIRPLSEMARAAAAFGRSPGAQEPLGRRGPREIVQVADALNDMQARIRALLDDRTRMLAAISHDLRTPLTRLRLRSERIGQGDMRSAMLRDIDQVSRMLDETLDYLRDDTKAEQPARIELSSLLETICCDFADVGHAVSYRGPQRLVCEGRPRALSRAVTNVVENAVKHGTEVVVSLDSTADGVIAIEVADDGPGIPQALQARALEPFVKLDQARAAGGFGLGLSIAQEIMKKHEGGIALMPNTPRGLRVRLSLPLRAALPAAAPIPAKVA; translated from the coding sequence ATGAAGCCTGACAGCAAGACGTGCGGCAACACGTTGCCTCGCCTCGGCCTCACCACGCAGATCGTGACCTTGGCGTCGCTGTCGGTGCTGTTCGGCATGGTGCTGATGATCGCGGCGGCGATCCTGTTCCTCGATCCGCCGGACGAGCAGGAATCACCGGCCTATGGCGTCGCGCGCGTCGCCGAGGCGGTGCACTTCGTGCGCGCCGCCAGCGACTCCGCCGCGGTCGATAGCAGCCTGTCGAGCCTGCGCAGCTCCGGCATCCAGGTCGAGCTCGTGCCGCTGGCCTCGCTCACGCTGCTGGCGAAGCCGGTGCAGAACGTGCCCTTCACCTCGAAGCTCGCCCGCCGCCAGCTCAGCGTGCTGCGCGACGTCAGCCTGCTGCACGGCGTGAGCTATGGCGCGGCGCCGCCGACCCAGATCATCGTCCAGGTCGACGGCGAGCGCGCGCTGGTGTTCGACGACGTGCCGCGGCTGGAATTCTGGTCGATGGTGCTGAAGCCGACCGTCGTGTTCCTCTTCATCATCCTGATTCTCGGCGTGCTCCTGTCGTTCTACGCAGCGCGCGCGATCATTCGGCCGCTGTCGGAGATGGCACGCGCGGCGGCCGCGTTCGGCCGCTCGCCGGGCGCGCAGGAGCCGCTCGGCCGGCGCGGGCCAAGGGAGATCGTCCAGGTCGCCGACGCGCTGAACGACATGCAGGCGCGCATCCGTGCGCTGCTCGACGACCGCACGCGGATGCTGGCAGCGATCAGCCATGATCTCCGCACGCCGCTGACCCGGCTTCGGCTGCGCTCGGAGCGGATCGGGCAGGGCGACATGCGCAGCGCCATGCTGCGCGACATCGACCAGGTCAGCCGCATGCTCGACGAGACGCTCGACTATTTGCGCGACGACACCAAGGCCGAGCAGCCGGCGCGCATCGAACTGTCGAGCCTCTTGGAAACCATTTGCTGCGACTTCGCCGATGTCGGCCACGCGGTCAGCTATCGCGGCCCGCAGCGGCTGGTCTGCGAGGGCCGGCCGCGGGCGCTGTCGCGCGCGGTGACCAACGTGGTCGAGAACGCCGTCAAGCACGGCACCGAGGTCGTCGTGAGCCTCGACAGCACGGCGGACGGCGTGATCGCCATCGAGGTCGCCGATGACGGCCCGGGGATTCCCCAGGCGCTACAGGCGCGCGCGCTGGAGCCGTTCGTCAAGCTCGACCAGGCGCGCGCCGCCGGCGGCTTTGGCCTCGGCCTGTCGATCGCCCAGGAGATCATGAAGAAGCACGAGGGCGGCATCGCGCTGATGCCGAACACGCCGCGCGGCCTTCGCGTGCGGCTGTCATTGCCGCTGCGCGCGGCGCTGCCCGCCGCCGCGCCGATCCCCGCCAAGGTGGCGTAA
- a CDS encoding efflux RND transporter periplasmic adaptor subunit → MNAPLPQMPQPVAVEDGVASPSKPKRRRRWPLIVTGLAVLVVLGVGVKRATRNPNANLATAPVTIGDIEQTVLATGTLKPVKLVAVGAQASGRLVALNVKLGQKVKAGELIAEIDSLTQQYTLRTNEAALRNVRAQRDEKQATLALAEANLARQQTTLAQKASSRADYDSAEATVKQTQAQIAQLEAQLVEAEVAIETARVNLGYTKITAPIDGTVLSIVTQQGQTVNAVQSAPTIVVLGQVETMTVRVEISEADVVRVKPGQNVYFTILGDPDRRYEATLRFIEPAPESIKSDSSFSSSTTTTSSSSSTSSSSTSSAIYYNGVFDVANTDGRLMTYMTAEVHILLGEARKVPTIPSSALGNPEPDGSYRVRVIDSAGTVQKRGVRIGLNNKIRAEVHTGLQEGERVVISAASEGPKQTIMPPPPGAGGP, encoded by the coding sequence ATGAATGCACCCCTGCCACAGATGCCCCAGCCGGTCGCGGTCGAGGATGGCGTCGCGTCCCCGTCCAAGCCGAAACGACGGCGGCGCTGGCCGCTGATCGTCACCGGCCTGGCCGTGCTGGTGGTGCTCGGCGTCGGCGTCAAGCGCGCGACGCGCAATCCCAACGCCAATCTCGCCACCGCTCCGGTCACGATCGGCGACATCGAGCAGACCGTGCTCGCGACCGGCACGCTGAAGCCGGTCAAGCTGGTCGCGGTCGGCGCGCAGGCGTCCGGCCGGCTGGTCGCGCTCAACGTCAAGCTCGGCCAGAAGGTGAAGGCGGGCGAGCTCATCGCCGAGATCGATTCGCTGACCCAGCAATACACGCTGCGCACCAACGAGGCCGCCTTGCGCAACGTGCGCGCTCAGCGCGACGAGAAGCAGGCGACGCTGGCGCTCGCCGAGGCGAACCTGGCGCGGCAGCAGACCACGCTGGCGCAGAAGGCCTCGTCGCGCGCCGACTATGACAGCGCCGAAGCCACCGTGAAGCAGACGCAGGCGCAGATCGCGCAGCTGGAGGCGCAGCTCGTCGAGGCCGAGGTCGCCATCGAGACGGCGCGGGTGAATCTCGGCTATACCAAGATCACCGCGCCGATCGACGGCACCGTGCTGTCGATCGTCACTCAGCAGGGCCAGACGGTGAATGCGGTGCAGTCCGCGCCGACCATCGTGGTGCTCGGCCAGGTCGAGACGATGACCGTGCGTGTCGAGATCTCCGAAGCCGACGTCGTCCGCGTCAAGCCTGGCCAGAACGTCTACTTCACGATTCTCGGCGATCCCGATCGCCGCTATGAGGCGACGCTGAGATTCATCGAGCCGGCGCCGGAATCGATCAAGAGCGATTCGAGCTTCTCGTCCAGCACCACCACGACGTCGAGCAGCAGCAGCACGTCGTCCTCCTCCACCTCGTCGGCGATCTACTACAACGGCGTCTTCGACGTTGCCAATACGGACGGGCGGCTCATGACCTACATGACCGCCGAGGTCCACATCCTGCTCGGCGAGGCCCGCAAGGTGCCGACCATCCCCTCCTCCGCGCTGGGCAATCCCGAACCCGACGGCAGCTATCGCGTTCGCGTGATCGACAGCGCCGGCACGGTGCAGAAGCGCGGCGTGCGGATCGGCCTCAACAACAAGATCAGGGCCGAGGTGCACACCGGCCTGCAGGAGGGCGAGCGCGTCGTGATCTCGGCCGCCAGCGAAGGCCCCAAGCAGACCATCATGCCGCCGCCGCCCGGAGCCGGAGGTCCATGA
- a CDS encoding response regulator — protein MMSSHNTAVTLDANLPAAARILCVEDDREIAALLTELLQEHGFAPRFVASAAAMNDVLQREQVDLIMLDLMLPDEDGMSICRRLRQISAVPIIMVTAKGEDIDRILGLELGADDYVVKPFNPRELVARIRALLRRSQLHPAVIAARQAPMMFDGWRIEPATRTLFDPDRVKITLTSAEFDILLAFCRNAGRVLSREQLIELAHGGQAGPVERSIDVHISRIRQKIEPGARSWSMIKTVRLGGYVFTPRVETLDEA, from the coding sequence ATGATGTCGTCACACAATACCGCCGTGACCCTCGACGCGAACCTGCCGGCCGCCGCGCGCATCCTCTGTGTCGAGGACGATCGCGAGATCGCCGCCTTGCTCACCGAGCTGTTGCAGGAGCACGGCTTCGCGCCGCGCTTCGTGGCCTCGGCCGCGGCGATGAACGACGTTCTGCAGCGCGAGCAGGTCGATCTCATCATGCTCGACCTGATGCTGCCGGACGAGGACGGCATGAGCATCTGCCGCCGCCTGCGCCAGATCTCGGCGGTGCCGATCATCATGGTGACCGCCAAGGGCGAGGACATCGACCGCATCCTCGGCCTCGAGCTCGGCGCCGACGACTACGTCGTCAAGCCGTTCAATCCGCGCGAGCTGGTGGCGCGCATCCGCGCGCTGCTGCGCCGCTCGCAGCTGCATCCCGCGGTGATCGCCGCGCGCCAGGCGCCGATGATGTTCGACGGCTGGCGGATCGAGCCGGCGACGCGCACGCTGTTCGATCCCGACCGCGTCAAGATCACGCTGACCAGCGCCGAATTCGACATCCTGCTGGCGTTCTGCCGCAACGCCGGCCGCGTGCTGTCCCGCGAACAGCTGATCGAGCTGGCGCATGGCGGCCAGGCCGGCCCGGTCGAGCGCAGCATCGACGTCCACATCAGCCGCATCCGCCAGAAGATCGAGCCCGGCGCCAGGAGCTGGAGCATGATCAAGACCGTGCGCCTCGGCGGCTACGTCTTCACGCCAAGAGTCGAGACCCTCGATGAAGCCTGA
- a CDS encoding efflux transporter outer membrane subunit has translation MLSPVKPVLLALCLASPLLAGCAVGPDYVTPDFGTPARWSSDRNQPAQQLRLAQWWRNLGDAPLDQLIGEAVSGNLDVAAAKARIREARATQRQAVGALFPTVSGTSSATETRSAGSTTAGIAIAPTTSSQFQAGFDSSWELDLFGANRRAVEAASYGVDAAKDDLRATLLTLIGDVASNYIDARAYQARVALAQRTAASQRETAALTARKQEAGSASAVDTAKASALAASTEATIPTYESSYQQALHRLGVLLGRDPTALSQRLSRSLPIPAPRRPLPKGIPADVLVMRPDIRKAERQLAQFTAKIGQATAALYPDISLTGTVSTSALKLGDLGKSSTIGWSIGPSLSVPIFNGGKLQAAVEVAEAQRDEYHVAWRSAVLSALEDVENAIVNLGQERLRIRSLTESARRYNEAARLSRGLYQTGSSTFLDVLDAERSQFTAEDSLLASRAALAKNYVALAKALGGGWSGPIDSSVPEVVDGGTGPHLAQAAAPR, from the coding sequence ATGCTCAGCCCCGTGAAGCCCGTCCTGCTCGCCCTCTGCCTCGCCTCCCCGCTGCTCGCCGGCTGCGCCGTCGGGCCCGACTACGTCACGCCGGATTTCGGCACGCCGGCGCGCTGGAGCAGCGACCGTAACCAGCCGGCGCAACAGCTCAGGCTCGCGCAATGGTGGCGCAACCTCGGCGACGCGCCGCTCGATCAGCTGATCGGCGAAGCCGTCAGCGGAAATCTCGACGTCGCCGCGGCCAAGGCGCGTATCCGCGAGGCGCGCGCGACGCAGCGCCAGGCGGTGGGCGCGCTGTTTCCGACCGTCAGCGGCACCAGTTCGGCGACCGAGACCCGCAGCGCCGGCTCTACGACGGCCGGCATCGCGATCGCGCCGACCACCTCCAGCCAGTTCCAGGCTGGCTTCGATTCGAGCTGGGAGCTCGACCTGTTCGGCGCCAACCGCCGCGCCGTCGAGGCGGCCTCCTACGGCGTCGACGCCGCCAAGGACGATCTGCGCGCCACGCTGCTGACGCTGATCGGCGACGTCGCCTCGAACTACATCGATGCGCGCGCCTATCAGGCGCGGGTCGCGCTGGCGCAGCGCACCGCCGCCTCGCAGCGTGAGACCGCCGCGCTGACGGCGCGCAAGCAGGAGGCCGGCTCGGCGTCGGCCGTCGACACCGCCAAGGCGAGCGCGCTCGCCGCCAGCACGGAAGCGACCATCCCGACCTATGAGAGCAGCTACCAGCAGGCGCTGCATCGCCTCGGCGTGCTGCTCGGGCGCGACCCGACCGCGCTCAGCCAGCGGCTGTCCCGAAGTCTGCCGATCCCCGCGCCGCGCCGGCCGCTGCCGAAGGGCATCCCGGCCGACGTGCTGGTGATGCGTCCCGATATCCGCAAGGCCGAGCGGCAGCTCGCACAGTTCACCGCGAAGATCGGCCAGGCGACCGCTGCGCTGTATCCGGATATCAGCCTGACCGGCACGGTCTCGACATCGGCGCTCAAGCTCGGCGATCTCGGCAAGAGCTCGACCATCGGCTGGTCGATCGGTCCGAGCCTCTCGGTGCCGATCTTCAACGGCGGCAAGCTGCAGGCAGCGGTCGAGGTCGCGGAAGCGCAGCGCGACGAATATCACGTCGCCTGGCGCAGCGCGGTTCTGAGCGCGCTCGAGGACGTCGAGAACGCCATCGTCAATCTCGGCCAGGAGCGGCTGCGCATCCGCAGCCTGACGGAATCGGCGCGCCGCTATAACGAGGCCGCGCGGCTGTCCCGCGGACTCTACCAGACCGGCTCCAGCACCTTCCTCGACGTGCTCGACGCCGAGCGCTCGCAATTCACGGCGGAAGACAGCCTGCTCGCGAGCCGCGCCGCCCTCGCGAAGAACTATGTCGCGCTGGCCAAGGCGCTCGGCGGCGGCTGGAGCGGCCCGATCGACAGCTCGGTGCCGGAGGTCGTCGACGGCGGCACCGGACCGCATCTCGCGCAGGCCGCCGCGCCTCGATGA